The following proteins come from a genomic window of Thermococcus celericrescens:
- a CDS encoding sodium-dependent transporter, with protein MEQQRDQWATKIGLILAMAGNAVGLGNFVRFPTQVAQNGGGAFMVPYFIALFFLGIPVMWIEWVAGRYGGKYGHGTLGPTYYLMARERVKPKSALWWGVISGMLAFSLTVLLNSYYLHLIGWSAAYSYFSATGAYFGQNTGEFFGNYLGNHAQVMLFWGITVILLAIAVGQGVSKGIERWVKVMMPLLYVFAIIMVGYVFVLGSPIDPNWSTIDGFRFIWSPNWAYLKDHFATVMLAATGQIFFTLSLGMGIIQNYASYLGPDDDVALSGLATVSLNEFAEVVLGGSLAVPLATAYAPKIVPPEVLAQGKNEALAWIGQKFGLGFSYTSLPNVFVSMGDIGKLFGAMWFLLLWFAGFTSAIAMYNYLTALLEEDLNIKRKVGTWVVLVLYFIAGLPVVYISGYLDQVDAWVSFQLTLLALFDIIVAVYLFKPDNFWKELHQGAYMKVPGWYKPILLYIAPILLLIPLIGSAQSLVGATLEWPARLAIIFMWIIGAVESYYSIKRKYSEEIEKNEIIIRV; from the coding sequence GTGGAACAACAGAGGGATCAATGGGCAACTAAGATTGGTTTGATTTTAGCAATGGCTGGAAACGCCGTCGGTCTGGGCAACTTCGTGAGGTTTCCAACGCAGGTTGCCCAGAACGGTGGCGGAGCCTTTATGGTGCCGTACTTTATAGCTCTGTTCTTCCTAGGAATACCAGTGATGTGGATTGAATGGGTCGCCGGTCGCTACGGTGGAAAGTATGGTCACGGTACCCTCGGTCCCACGTACTACCTCATGGCCAGGGAGCGCGTCAAACCAAAGAGCGCACTGTGGTGGGGAGTTATCAGCGGAATGCTGGCCTTTTCACTGACTGTTCTCCTGAACAGCTACTACCTCCACCTCATCGGCTGGTCCGCGGCTTACTCCTACTTCAGCGCCACGGGCGCCTACTTCGGCCAGAACACCGGAGAGTTCTTCGGCAACTACCTCGGCAACCACGCCCAGGTTATGCTGTTCTGGGGCATAACCGTTATCCTCCTCGCCATAGCCGTCGGACAGGGCGTCAGCAAGGGTATCGAGCGCTGGGTTAAGGTCATGATGCCGCTCCTCTACGTCTTCGCCATCATAATGGTCGGCTACGTGTTCGTCCTCGGCTCACCAATAGACCCCAACTGGAGCACCATTGACGGATTCAGGTTCATCTGGAGCCCCAACTGGGCGTACCTCAAGGACCACTTCGCGACGGTCATGCTGGCGGCCACGGGACAGATATTCTTCACCCTCTCGCTCGGTATGGGTATCATCCAGAACTACGCCAGCTACCTCGGTCCTGATGACGACGTCGCCCTCAGCGGTCTCGCAACGGTTTCCCTGAACGAGTTCGCGGAGGTCGTCCTCGGTGGTTCACTCGCCGTCCCGCTGGCGACCGCCTACGCCCCCAAGATCGTGCCGCCCGAGGTTCTTGCCCAGGGTAAGAACGAGGCCCTCGCGTGGATAGGCCAGAAGTTCGGCCTTGGATTCTCCTACACCAGCCTGCCCAACGTCTTCGTCAGCATGGGTGACATAGGAAAGCTCTTCGGAGCAATGTGGTTCCTCCTCCTCTGGTTCGCGGGCTTCACCTCAGCCATAGCCATGTACAACTACCTCACCGCCCTCCTCGAGGAGGACCTCAACATCAAGAGAAAGGTCGGAACCTGGGTAGTGCTCGTGCTCTACTTCATCGCGGGCCTTCCTGTGGTGTACATCAGCGGCTACCTCGACCAGGTTGACGCATGGGTCAGCTTCCAGCTGACGCTGCTGGCGCTCTTCGACATCATAGTGGCGGTGTACCTCTTCAAGCCCGACAACTTCTGGAAGGAGCTGCACCAGGGAGCGTACATGAAAGTTCCCGGATGGTACAAGCCGATACTGCTCTACATAGCCCCAATACTCCTGCTGATACCGCTGATAGGATCCGCCCAGAGCCTCGTCGGAGCAACCCTTGAGTGGCCGGCCAGACTGGCAATAATCTTCATGTGGATCATTGGTGCAGTGGAGAGCTACTACTCCATCAAGCGCAAGTACAGCGAGGAAATCGAGAAGAACGAGATTATCATAAGGGTCTGA
- the gdhA gene encoding glutamate dehydrogenase: protein MVEIDPFEMAVQQLERAAQFMDISEEALEWLKKPMRIVEVSVPLEMDDGSVKVFTGFRVQHNWARGPTKGGIRWHPAETLSTVKALATWMTWKVAVVDLPYGGGKGGIIVNPKELSEREKERLARNYIRAIYDVISPYTDIPAPDVYTNPQIMAWMMDEYEAISRRKVPSFGIITGKPPGVGGIVARMDATARGAAFTVREAAKALGMDLKDKTIAIQGYGNAGYYMAKIMSEEYGMKVVAVSDSRGGIYNPDGLNADEILEWKKKNGSVKDFPGATNITNEELLELEVDVLAPSAIEGVITKDNADNVKAKIVAELANGPTTPEADEILHEKGVLVIPDFLCNAGGVTVSYFEWVQNITGDYWDTETTRAKLDKKMTKAFWDVYNTHKDKNINMRDAAYVVAVQRVYDAMKWRGWVKK, encoded by the coding sequence ATGGTCGAGATTGACCCGTTTGAGATGGCCGTTCAGCAGCTCGAGAGGGCTGCCCAGTTCATGGACATAAGCGAAGAGGCCCTCGAGTGGCTCAAGAAGCCCATGAGGATTGTTGAGGTCAGCGTCCCGCTCGAGATGGACGACGGTTCTGTTAAGGTTTTCACCGGTTTCCGCGTTCAGCACAACTGGGCCCGCGGTCCGACCAAGGGTGGTATAAGGTGGCACCCGGCCGAGACCCTCAGCACCGTTAAGGCCCTCGCCACCTGGATGACCTGGAAGGTAGCGGTTGTTGATCTCCCCTACGGTGGCGGTAAGGGTGGTATCATCGTCAACCCGAAGGAGCTCAGCGAGAGGGAGAAGGAGAGGCTCGCCAGGAACTACATAAGGGCCATCTACGACGTCATCAGCCCGTACACCGACATTCCGGCTCCTGACGTTTACACCAACCCGCAGATCATGGCATGGATGATGGACGAGTACGAGGCCATCAGCAGGAGGAAGGTTCCGAGCTTCGGTATCATCACCGGTAAGCCGCCCGGAGTTGGTGGTATCGTCGCGAGGATGGACGCCACCGCCAGGGGTGCTGCCTTCACCGTCCGCGAGGCTGCCAAGGCCCTCGGCATGGACCTCAAGGACAAGACCATCGCCATCCAGGGTTACGGTAACGCCGGCTACTACATGGCCAAGATCATGAGCGAGGAGTACGGCATGAAGGTCGTCGCCGTCAGCGACAGCAGGGGCGGCATCTACAACCCGGACGGCCTCAACGCCGATGAGATCCTCGAGTGGAAGAAGAAGAACGGCTCAGTTAAGGACTTCCCGGGAGCCACCAACATCACCAACGAGGAGCTCCTCGAGCTCGAGGTCGACGTCCTCGCCCCGAGCGCCATCGAGGGTGTCATCACCAAGGACAACGCCGACAATGTCAAGGCCAAGATCGTCGCCGAGCTCGCCAACGGCCCGACCACCCCGGAGGCCGACGAGATCCTCCACGAGAAGGGCGTCCTCGTCATACCCGACTTCCTCTGTAACGCCGGTGGTGTTACCGTCAGCTACTTCGAGTGGGTCCAGAACATAACCGGCGACTACTGGGACACCGAGACCACCAGGGCCAAGCTCGACAAGAAGATGACCAAGGCCTTCTGGGACGTCTACAACACCCACAAGGACAAGAACATCAACATGCGTGACGCCGCCTACGTCGTTGCCGTCCAGAGGGTCTACGACGCCATGAAGTGGCGCGGATGGGTGAAGAAGTGA
- a CDS encoding P-II family nitrogen regulator: MKKVEAIIRGNDFDRVKNALKQVGIVPLTAYPVQGRGVQGGVPPYDLLPKMKIEIIVKDRDLEKVVDVIIRNARSGTPGDGKIFILPVEDAIRIRTGEKGNEALY, encoded by the coding sequence ATGAAAAAAGTTGAGGCGATTATTAGGGGAAATGATTTCGACCGCGTGAAGAACGCCCTCAAGCAGGTCGGCATCGTGCCCCTGACCGCTTATCCCGTGCAGGGAAGGGGCGTTCAGGGAGGCGTTCCGCCGTACGACCTCCTTCCGAAGATGAAGATCGAGATCATCGTGAAGGACAGAGATCTGGAGAAGGTGGTCGACGTCATCATCAGGAACGCGAGGAGCGGAACACCCGGCGACGGGAAGATATTCATCCTCCCTGTGGAGGACGCGATCAGGATAAGAACGGGGGAGAAGGGCAACGAAGCCCTCTACTGA